A window of the Kazachstania africana CBS 2517 chromosome 10, complete genome genome harbors these coding sequences:
- the KAFR0J02440 gene encoding uncharacterized protein (similar to Saccharomyces cerevisiae HFA1 (YMR207C) and ACC1 (YNR016C); ancestral locus Anc_6.311), which yields MSDENLFDENTSKEQYEITDYSKKHKILPSHFIGLNTVETTEESSLKHFVKSHGGHTVISKILVANNGIAAVKEIRSIRKWSYETFGNDRTVQFVAMATPEDIEANAEYIRMADQYIEVPGGTNNNNYANVDLIVEIAERADVDAVWAGWGHASENPLLPEKLANSKRKIIFIGPPGNAMRSLGDKISSTIVAQHARVPCIPWSGTGVDTVHVDKDSGLVSVDDDIYDKGCCHSPEEGLAIAKKIGFPVMVKASEGGGGKGIRQVEREEDFIQLYQQAANEIPGSPIFIMKLAGKARHLEVQLLADQYGTNISLFGRDCSVQRRHQKIIEEAPVTIAEPTTFNEMEKAAVRLGKLVGYVSAGTVEYLYSSEDKKFYFLELNPRLQVEHPTTEMVTGVNLPAAQLQIAMGVPMHRISDIRVFYGMNPHSATEIDFEFKTEESLQTQRRPVPKGHCTACRITSEDPNEGFKPSGGQLHELNFRSSSNVWGYFSVGNNGGIHSFSDSQFGHIFAFGENRQASRKHMVVALKELSIRGDFRTTVEYLIKLLETEDFEDNTITTGWLDDLIVHKMTAEKPDPAIAVICGAATKAFIASENARKEYIAFLKRGQVPSRDKLQTMFLVEFIHEGKRYKFTVAKSADDRYTLFINGSKCEVRAHKLSDGGLLIAIGGKSHTIYWKEESQATRLSVDQKTTLLEVENDPTELRTPSPGKLVKFLVENGDHINAGQAYAEIEVMKMQMPLIAQESGIIQLLKQPGSTIAAGDIIAILTLDDPSKVKHALPFEGMLPDYGAPMVEGTKPAFKFKSLVTTLENILKGYDNQVIMNASLQQLIEVLRDPELPYSEWRFHVSALHARLPHDLNEQLEDLVSRSIKRGAVFPAKQIQKILETTVKSPGVDPLLATTISPLLDIAKRYSNGLEAHEHSVFVNFLEEYSNVEKLFSGHNVRQENVILKLRDENIDNLDKVVLIVLSHAKVSAKNNLISAILKHYQPLCKVSSKVASIFSAPLEHIVELESKSSAKVALQAREILIQGALPSVKERTEQIEHILRSSVTNTSYGDSSLKRTEPAQEILKDLIDSNYVVFDVLLQFLIHPDPLVAAAAAQVYVRRAYRAYTVGDVFTHNIDSLSTSNPLIEWKFQLPSAAFSSIPQVRTKMGVNRAMSVSDLSYVVDSEHSPLRTGILLSVNHLDDVDSDLSQALEVIPEHTTSSGPTPDRSGNSSTLSNICNVFVASTEGFESEEIILRRLNEILKVNKQYLVNSAIRRITFMFGFEDGTYPKYYTFTGPNYDENETIRHIEPASAFQLELGRMSNFSIRPIFTENRNIHVYEAVSKTSPLDKRFFTRGIIRTGRIRNDISIQEYLTSEANRLMSDILDNLEIIDTSSSDLNHIFINFSAVFDVSPEDVEAAFGGFLERFGKRLLRLRISSAEIRIIIQDPKTGVPVPLRALINNVSGYVVKSELYTEVKNANGEWVFKSLGKPGSMHLRPIATPYPVKEWLQPKRYKAHLMGTTYVYDFPDLFHQAAITTWDNYTEKLGDDKTSARDRNDFFISNELIEDENGELTEVEREAGANSIGMVAFKVTMKTPEYPRGRQFVIVANDITFKIGSFGPQEDEFFNKVTEYARKRGIPRIYLAANSGARIGIAEELVPLFQVAWRDETNPSKGFEYLYLTSEGMNSLNSYGKENSVITERIVENGQERFVIKTIIGADDGLGVECLRGSGLIAGATSRAYQDIFTITLVTCRSVGIGAYLVRLGQRAIQVEGQPIILTGAPAINKVLGREVYTSNLQLGGTQIMYNNGVSHLTAADDLAAVEQIVRWLSYIPAKRDMPVPILETEDKWDRSVDFIPRANEQYDVRWMLEGRETEEGFEYGLFDKGSFFETLSGWAKGVVVGRARLGGIPLGVIAVETRTVENLIPADPANPNSTETLIQEAGQVWYPNSAFKTAQAIKDFNHGEQLPLMILANWRGFSGGQRDMYNEVLKYGSFIVDALVDYKQPVIIYIPPTGELRGGSWVVVDPTINPDQMEMYADVDSRAGVLEPEGMVGIKYRREKLLNTMSRLDDKYRALKEQLSNRQLTSEEHQQISIKLAEREKHLLPIYSQISVQFADLHDRSTRMAKKGVISKELQWAESRKYFFWRLRRKLDEEYLIRRLDSVLPTSSRLEKIARLRSWLPAHIENDNDQHVSKWIEENFQTIDDKLKSLKLESFAQGLAKSIRNDHDNAINGLSEVLKMLSAEDKKKILESLH from the coding sequence ATGAGTGACGAAAATTTATTCGATGAAAATACTTCAAAAGAACAGTACGAAATCACTgattattcaaagaaacatAAAATCTTACCCAGTCATTTCATCGGTTTGAATACAGTTGAAACCACTGAAGAATCTTCTTTAAAACATTTTGTGAAATCTCACGGTGGCCATACCGTTATCTCCAAAATTTTAGTTGCTAATAATGGTATTGCTGCagttaaagaaattagatCCATTAGAAAGTGGTCTTACGAAACCTTCGGTAATGATAGAACTGTACAATTCGTCGCAATGGCCACTCCTGAAGATATCGAAGCCAATGCAGAATATATTCGTATGGCTGATCAATATATCGAAGTTCCCGGAGGcacaaataataacaattaCGCTAACGTCGATCTTATAGTAGAAATTGCTGAAAGAGCTGACGTTGACGCTGTCTGGGCTGGTTGGGGTCATGCTTCTGAAAATCCTCTGTTACCAGAAAAGTTAGCTaattcaaagagaaaaattattttcattggtcCTCCTGGAAATGCAATGAGATCTCTTGGtgacaaaatttcatctacAATTGTGGCGCAACATGCTCGTGTGCCATGTATACCTTGGTCTGGTACCGGTGTCGATACGGTTCATGTAGATAAAGATTCTGGCTTAGTTTCtgttgatgatgatatttatGATAAAGGTTGTTGCCATTCTCCTGAAGAAGGTTTAGCAATCGCCAAGAAAATTGGCTTCCCTGTAATGGTCAAGGCCTCCGAAGGTGGTGGTGGTAAAGGTATCAGGCAAGTTGAACGTGAAGAagatttcattcaattaTATCAACAAGCTGCAAACGAAATCCCGGGATCTCCAATCTTTATAATGAAGTTAGCAGGTAAAGCACGCCATTTAGAGGTTCAATTACTTGCTGATCAATATGGTACAAACATTTCTCTATTTGGACGTGATTGTTCAGTTCAAAGACGtcatcaaaaaattatagaAGAAGCTCCAGTTACTATAGCTGAACCAACtactttcaatgaaatggaaaaagCTGCTGTAAGATTGGGTAAATTAGTTGGCTATGTATCGGCAGGTACCGTAGAGTATTTATATTCAAGtgaagataaaaaattcTATTTCTTAGAATTAAATCCAAGATTACAAGTTGAACATCCAACTACAGAAATGGTTACTGGTGTAAACTTGCCTGCTGCACAATTACAAATTGCCATGGGTGTTCCAATGCATAGAATTAGTGATATCAGAGTTTTTTATGGTATGAATCCACATTCTGCAACAGAAATCGactttgaattcaaaacaGAAGAGTCCTTACAAACACAAAGAAGACCTGTTCCAAAAGGTCACTGCACAGCTTGCCGTATTACTTCTGAAGATCCAAATGAAGGTTTCAAACCGTCTGGAGGTCAATTACATGAATTAAACTTCCGTTCCTCTTCCAACGTCTGGGGTTACTTCTCCGTTGGTAATAATGGTGGTATCcattcattttctgattcACAATTTGGTCACATTTTTGCATTTGGTGAGAATAGACAAGCATCTAGGAAACATATGGTTGTTGCGCTAAAAGAATTATCTATCAGAGGTGACTTTAGAACCACTGTTGAATACTTAATTAAGCTTTTAGAAACcgaagattttgaagacaACACTATAACGACCGGATGGTTAGATGATCTTATTGTACATAAGATGACTGCTGAAAAGCCTGATCCAGCAATTGCTGTCATTTGTGGTGCCGCCACAAAAGCTTTCATTGCTTCAGAAAATGCTCGGAAAGAGTATATCGCTTTCTTAAAGAGGGGCCAGGTTCCGTCGAGAGACAAATTACAAACTATGTTCCTGGTAGAATTTATACATGAAGGTAAAAGATACAAATTCACTGTAGCAAAATCTGCGGACGATCGCTACACTCTATTTATTAACGGTTCCAAATGTGAAGTACGTGCCCATAAACTTTCTGATGGTGGCTTATTAATTGCAATTGGAGGCAAATCACATACTATATACTGGAAAGAAGAATCTCAAGCTACAAGATTATCTGTTGACCAAAAAACCACGTTGcttgaagttgaaaatgATCCAACTGAATTACGTACGCCATCACCCGGTAAGTTAGTAAAATTCCTCGTTGAAAATGGTGACCATATCAATGCTGGTCAAGCTTATGCCGAAATTGAGGTTATGAAAATGCAAATGCCTTTGATTGCACAGGAAAGTGGTATAATTCAATTACTTAAACAACCAGGTTCCACAATTGCTGCTGGTGATATTATCGCAATTTTAACCTTAGATGATCCTTCAAAGGTAAAACATGCTCTACCATTCGAAGGTATGCTACCGGATTATGGGGCGCCAATGGTTGAAGGTACGAAGCCTGCTTTTAAATTCAAGTCTCTTGTCACTAcattagaaaatatattaaagGGCTATGATAACCAAGTTATTATGAACGCATCTTTACAACAGTTAATTGAGGTTTTGAGAGATCCTGAATTACCATATTCAGAATGGAGATTCCATGTTTCTGCGTTGCACGCTAGATTACCCCATGATTTAAATGAGCAGTTAGAAGACTTAGTCAGTCGCTCAATAAAACGTGGGGCTGTCTTCCCAGCAaaacaaattcaaaagattttagAAACTACCGTAAAGAGCCCCGGTGTCGATCCTTTATTAGCTACTACAATTAGTCCTTTATTGGACATTGCTAAACGTTACAGCAATGGTCTAGAAGCTCATGAACATTCAGTATTTGTTAACTTTCTAGAAGAATATTCTAATGTTGAAAAACTCTTTAGTGGCCATAATGTCCGTCAAGAAAATGTGATCTTGAAATTACgtgatgaaaatattgacaATTTAGACAAGGTGGTTTTGATTGTTTTATCCCATGCAAAAGTTTCCgcaaaaaataatttaatttcagCCATACTCAAACATTACCAACCATTATGTAAAGTGTCCTCGAAAGTAGCCTCAATATTTTCTGCTCCGCTGGAACACATTGTGGAACTAGAATCCAAGTCATCTGCTAAGGTTGCCTTACAAGCTAGAGAAATTCTCATCCAAGGTGCCTTACCATCTGTAAAAGAAAGAACTGAACAAATCGAACATATTTTGAGGTCATCTGTTACAAATACATCATACGGTGATTCCAGTTTAAAACGCACCGAACCAGCtcaagaaatattgaagGATTTAATAGATTCTAATTACGTTGTTTTCGACGtccttcttcaattcttgaTACATCCTGACCCATTGGTAGCAGCAGCTGCTGCTCAGGTCTATGTTCGTCGTGCATATAGGGCATACACTGTTGGTGATGTTTTCACACACAATATCGACTCCTTATCTACCTCTAATCCATTAATTGAATGGAAATTCCAACTTCCTTCTGCGGCATTTTCCTCAATTCCACAAGTTAGAACCAAAATGGGCGTAAATAGAGCCATGTCCGTTTCTGATTTATCCTACGTAGTCGATAGTGAGCATTCTCCTTTAAGAACTGGTATTTTATTATCGGTCAACCATTTAGACGATGTCGATAGTGATTTATCTCAGGCATTAGAAGTCATTCCTGAACACACAACTTCAAGCGGACCTACTCCAGACAGATCCGGTAACTCTTCCACTTTGAGTAATATATGTAACGTGTTTGTCGCTTCCACAGAGGGATTTGAATCTGAAGAAATCATCTTAAGAagattgaatgaaattttgaaagttaACAAACAATATTTGGTAAACTCTGCTATTCGTCGTATTACCTTTATGTTTGGGTTCGAAGATGGTACTTATCCAAAATACTACACATTTACTGGCCCAAattatgatgaaaatgaaactatCCGTCACATTGAACCTGCAAGTGCATTCCAATTAGAATTGGGAAGAATGTCTAACTTCAGTATCAGACCTATTTTCACCGAGAATAGAAACATTCACGTTTACGAAGCTGTTAGTAAAACCTCACCATTAGATAAGAGATTTTTCACAAGAGGTATTATTCGTACTGGTCGTATTAGAAATGATATATCCATCCAAGAGTACCTGACTTCTGAAGCTAATAGGTTGATGAGTGATATTTTAGATAACTTAGAAATCATTGATACGTCAAGTTCCGACTTGAACCAtatctttatcaatttttctgCTGTTTTCGATGTGTCTCCTGAAGACGTTGAAGCTGCTTTTGGTGGATTTTTAGAAAGATTTGGTAAGAGGCTCTTAAGACTTCGTATCTCTTCTGCTGAAATCCGTATAATAATTCAAGATCCAAAAACTGGCGTACCTGTTCCATTAAGAGCATTGATCAACAATGTTTCTGGATACGTTGTAAAGTCAGAATTATACACCGAAGTTAAAAATGCTAATGGAGAATGggttttcaaatctttggGGAAGCCTGGATCGATGCATCTAAGACCAATCGCAACTCCTTATCCTGTGAAGGAATGGTTGCAACCAAAACGTTACAAAGCACACCTAATGGGTACCACTTATGTCTATGATTTCCCTGATCTATTCCATCAAGCTGCAATCACTACATGGGACAACTacactgaaaaattagGAGATGACAAGACATCTGCCCGTGATAGAAAcgatttctttatttcaaatgaattaatCGAGGATGAAAATGGAGAGCTCACTGAAGTTGAAAGAGAAGCTGGTGCTAATTCAATAGGTATGGTCGCCTTTAAAGTAACTATGAAGACACCAGAATATCCGAGAGGCCGTCAATTTGTTATTGTCGCAAATGATataactttcaaaattggttCATTTGGCCCACAGGAAgatgaattcttcaataagGTTACTGAATATGCCAGAAAACGTGGTATCCCAAGAATTTATTTAGCAGCCAATTCTGGTGCAAGGATTGGTATTGCTGAAGAACTGGTCCCACTATTCCAAGTTGCATGGAGAGATGAAACAAACCCATCCAAGGGTTTCGAATATCTATATTTAACTTCGGAGGGTATGAATTCCTTGAATAGCtatggaaaagaaaactcTGTCATTACTGAACGTATTGTTGAAAATGGCCAAGAAAGATTCGTTATAAAAACGATTATTGGTGCAGATGATGGGTTAGGTGTAGAATGTTTGAGAGGTTCTGGTTTGATTGCAGGTGCTACGTCTAGAGCATACCAAGatatatttacaataaCTTTAGTCACTTGTAGATCTGTTGGTATTGGTGCCTACTTGGTTAGATTGGGTCAAAGAGCCATTCAAGTTGAGGGTCAACCTATTATTTTGACAGGTGCCCCGGCCATTAACAAGGTGCTGGGTAGAGAAGTTTATACTTCCAACTTACAATTAGGTGGCACTCAAATCATGTACAATAATGGTGTTTCCCATCTAACTGCTGCAGATGATTTAGCTGCCGTGGAACAAATTGTCAGATGGCTATCTTACATTCCTGCCAAACGTGACATGCCGGTTCCTATTTTAGAAACCGAGGATAAATGGGACAGATCGGTTGATTTTATTCCAAGGGCAAATGAACAATATGATGTTAGATGGATGTTAGAAGGCCGTGAAACAGAAGAGGGCTTCGAATATGgtttatttgataaaggTTCATTCTTCGAAACCTTATCCGGATGGGCTAAGGGTGTTGTTGTTGGTAGGGCAAGATTAGGAGGTATACCACTAGGTGTCATTGCTGTCGAAACGAGAACAGTTGAGAATTTGATCCCAGCGGATCCCGCAAATCCAAACTCTACAGAAACATTGATCCAAGAGGCTGGTCAAGTTTGGTACCCAAATTCTGCATTTAAGACAGCGCAAGCAATTAAGGACTTCAATCATGGTGAACAACTTccattgatgattttggCCAATTGGAGAGGTTTCTCCGGTGGTCAGCGTGATATGTACAATgaagttttgaaatatggTTCATTTATTGTCGATGCTTTGGTTGATTACAAACAACCTGTAATAATTTACATCCCACCTACTGGTGAACTAAGAGGTGGTTCATGGGTTGTTGTTGACCCAACCATTAATCCAGATCAAATGGAAATGTATGCGGATGTTGACTCACGTGCTGGTGTTCTTGAACCAGAAGGTATGGTCGGTATTAAATACCGCAGAGAAAAACTGTTAAATACCATGTCAAGATTAGATGATAAATACAGAGCATTGAAGGAACAACTATCCAATAGGCAACTAACTAGTGAGGAACATCAACAAATCTCTATCAAGTTAGCAGAACGTGAAAAACATCTATTACCAATATACAGTCAAATCAGCGTACAATTCGCAGATTTACATGACAGATCTACACGTATGGCCAAGAAAGGAGTCATCTCCAAGGAATTACAATGGGCTGAATCTCGTAAATACTTCTTCTGGAGattaagaagaaaacttgatgaagaatatCTGATCAGAAGATTGGATTCAGTTTTACCAACATCTAGTAGATTAGAGAAGATAGCTAGATTGAGATCATGGCTCCCGGCccatattgaaaatgataacgATCAACATGTTTCTAAATGGATAGAAGAAAACTTCCAGACGATTGATGACAAATTGaagtcattgaaattagaaTCATTTGCCCAAGGATTAGCCAAATCTATCAGAAACGATCATGATAATGCAATTAACGGTTTGTCAGAAGTTTTAAAGATGCTATCTGCTGaagacaagaaaaaaatcttaGAAAGTCTACACTAG
- the RRT12 gene encoding Rrt12p (similar to Saccharomyces cerevisiae YCR045C; ancestral locus Anc_6.313): MKVLIICTVIVGALLNIVCCEQYLITLNSNDESALEKFINTTTTSLKDYIGSRMGRTLKIGKFKGITMNIAHNKKQKIMEKLKQNPLVADIVPNILFKAFENDELNNEQTQEYVSHVVQSEAPRHLARISRRDKLPYDFTNVSSYKKSFNYYYGKEHKGADVRAYILDSGVSRNLTDFEGRVEFGFDFTGDGEGDSNGHGTHVAGLVGSKTYGVAKGVTMVDVKCLDEIGFGTLITVLSAIEFAVNDCHEHPEKRCVANLSLGSFKNAIINKAIQAATEDGVVMVVAAGNFNINACWTSPASAEEAITVGAFDDRIDTIAKFSNWGPCVDIYAPGVAVESLANFPMVKNISYSGTSMASPIVCGQVAILLDKGIPNDDIKSTLIKMATDDVFQKRTLLFKPNTPNRVLFNGIEKEDDQYKEYIYPQVDLDILVEELNNYSIKKDHGVSRRILNLNNDVSLPVKNLSIRKRHMELTKRI; this comes from the coding sequence ATGAAAGTACTTATTATTTGTACCGTGATTGTAGGTGCATTACTGAATATAGTTTGTTGCGAACAATATCTGATAACGTTGAACTCAAACGATGAAAGTGCATTGGAGAAATTCATAAATACCACGACAACTTCATTAAAAGATTATATTGGATCTAGAATGGGTAGAACTTTGAAAATCGGGAAGTTTAAAGGTATTACAATGAATATTGCACATAACAAGAAGCAGAAAATtatggaaaaattgaaacaGAATCCATTGGTAGCAGATATTGTGCCAAATATCTTATTCAaagcttttgaaaatgatgaattgaataatgaGCAAACGCAGGAATATGTTTCCCACGTTGTTCAATCAGAAGCTCCAAGGCATCTGGCAAGGATCTCGAGACGTGACAAATTACCTTACGATTTTACCAATGTGAGTAGCTATAAGAAAAGCtttaattattattacgGTAAAGAGCACAAGGGAGCAGATGTTAGGGCATATATCCTGGATAGTGGCGTATCGAGAAATTTGACTGATTTTGAAGGTAGGGTTGAATTTGGATTCGATTTTACCGGCGACGGTGAAGGTGATTCTAATGGACATGGTACTCATGTAGCAGGGTTGGTTGGTTCAAAGACGTACGGTGTTGCAAAGGGAGTAACTATGGTTGATGTAAAATGTTTGGATGAAATTGGGTTTGGCACTTTGATTACTGTCCTAAGTGCCATTGAATTTGCTGTCAATGATTGTCATGAGCATCCCGAAAAACGATGTGTTGCTAATTTAAGTCTTGgttcttttaaaaatgcTATAATCAACAAGGCAATCCAAGCAGCCACGGAAGATGGTGTGGTGATGGTTGTTGCTGCTGGTAATTTCAACATAAATGCGTGTTGGACAAGCCCCGCTTCAGCAGAAGAAGCAATAACCGTTGGAGCATTTGATGATAGAATTGATACAATAGCTAAATTTAGTAACTGGGGACCTTGTGTAGATATCTACGCACCAGGAGTTGCAGTTGAATCGCTAGCCAATTTCCCCATGgttaaaaatatttcatatTCCGGAACATCAATGGCATCACCAATAGTTTGTGGGCAGGTTGCCATATTATTAGATAAAGGAATACCAAACGATGATATTAAGAGTACACTGATCAAGATGGCCACTGATGACGTTTTCCAGAAAAGAACTTTACTATTTAAACCAAATACACCTAATAGAGTATTATTTAATggaattgaaaaggaagatgACCAATATAAAGAGTATATTTATCCACAGGTAGATCTCGACATCTTGGTGgaagaattaaataattattCCATTAAGAAGGATCACGGTGTATCAAGACGTATTTTGAATCTGAATAATGATGTTTCACTCCCGGTCAAGAACCTTAGTATCCGGAAAAGACACATGGAGCTAACAAAACGTATATAA
- the IMG1 gene encoding mitochondrial 54S ribosomal protein bL19m (similar to Saccharomyces cerevisiae IMG1 (YCR046C); ancestral locus Anc_6.315), whose product MLSVVGIGRRCFQTVSKGKKMIPVYPGFERTVKNRNALLSQVSKEDVVSKLDPQGWRRKLLHPEEASKGNSTMLKVGDVVKIIYDKNKCSNENFVGYILSVDKKVNIQDSSLLLRNQISNTFVELRVPIFSPLVERIDVLRKTDGLKKRNKHYYIRGTKLDVGNLETKLRKQQQRHHI is encoded by the coding sequence ATGCTTAGTGTGGTAGGTATAGGGAGGAGATGTTTCCAAACAGTATCAAAGgggaagaaaatgataccTGTATATCCAGGTTTTGAACGTACGGTTAAGAATAGGAACGCGTTGCTATCACAGGTTTCGAAAGAAGATGTTGTGAGCAAATTGGATCCTCAAGGCTGGAGGCGAAAATTGCTGCATCCAGAAGAAGCAAGTAAGGGCAATTCCACCATGTTGAAAGTGGGAGATGTAGTGAAAATCATTTATGACAAGAATAAATGTTCTAATGAGAATTTTGTGGGATACATACTGTCAGTAGACAAAAAGGTAAACATTCAGGATAGCTCTTTACTTTTGAGGAATCAAATCTCAAATACATTCGTGGAATTACGCGTACCAATTTTCTCTCCCTTGGTGGAACGAATAGACGTCCTGAGGAAGACTGATGGGTTGAAAAAACGTAACAAGCACTACTATATTAGAGGAACCAAATTGGATGTGGGCAATTTGGAGacaaaattaagaaaacaacaacaacgTCATCACATATAG
- the KAFR0J02470 gene encoding zinc-binding alcohol dehydrogenase family protein, whose protein sequence is MEVSRKKSLTGLPDDMKAVVFQDGKAVVRDDVPIPVFVDDGFMLVKAIAVAVNPSEWKHIDYKLGPEGSILGCEVVGQILKLGPNIIGEKDEFKVGDYVMGFVHGCSNLRPQNGALAEYCLVDSATCYKAPANLKLSGKEHISYGPVKTFEGAVSMPVALTTAGAIVSHEFKLNLEWEPAEVQHDFPILIWGGTTAVGQILIQLVKKLNAYSKIIVVASQKYEKQLKDFGADEVFDYHDPDVISKIKSKYKNIQHLIDAVSNEQTIQQVYKCACDDLPATVMQLVFLNIEHIKPEDRRENVKIIGTIVYLVTGTPITMGPYNFPANPRYRKDIIRFVKFIIPRIVEGDIQHMPVTISNNGLEDVPELIDLVRKGKASNEKFVTILPQ, encoded by the coding sequence ATGGAGGTTAGCAGGAAAAAGAGTTTAACAGGACTTCCCGATGATATGAAAGCGGTTGTCTTTCAAGATGGTAAGGCGGTGGTAAGGGATGACGTACCAATTCCAGTCTTCGTTGACGACGGTTTTATGTTGGTCAAGGCGATAGCAGTGGCTGTAAATCCATCGGAATGGAAACATATCGATTATAAGTTAGGTCCAGAAGGTTCTATCTTGGGTTGCGAGGTGGTGGGacagattttgaaactcGGCCCAAATATTATTGGTGAAAAGGATGAGTTCAAAGTAGGTGATTATGTTATGGGATTTGTCCACGGATGCTCCAATTTAAGACCACAAAATGGTGCCCTTGCTGAATATTGTTTGGTTGATTCAGCCACTTGTTACAAGGCCCCTgctaatttgaaattgagtGGGAAGGAGCATATTTCTTACGGTCCTGTCAAGACTTTTGAAGGCGCTGTATCCATGCCAGTGGCTCTAACCACTGCAGGAGCAATCGTATCTCATGAATTTAAACTCAATTTAGAATGGGAACCGGCTGAAGTACAACACGATTTCCCAATTTTAATCTGGGGTGGTACCACTGCAGTGGGACAAATCTTGATTCAACTggttaaaaaattgaatgctTATTCCAAGATTATCGTTGTTGCGTCACAAAAATACGAgaaacaattgaaagaCTTTGGTGCAGATGAAGTCTTCGATTACCATGATCCAGACGTTATTTCCAAGATTAAGTCcaaatacaaaaatatacaaCATCTTATTGATGCTGTATCAAATGAACAAACTATTCAACAAGTCTATAAATGTGCCTGTGATGATTTACCGGCAACGGTCATGCAGTTAGTGTTTTTAAACATCGAACACATCAAACCAGAAGACAGAAGAGAAAATGTTAAAATTATTGGTACTATTGTTTATTTAGTTACAGGCACTCCTATTACCATGGGTCCTTATAATTTCCCCGCCAACCCACGCTATAGAAAAGATATAATAAGGTTtgtcaaattcattatccCAAGAATTGTAGAAGGAGATATTCAACATATGCCAGTGACTATCAGCAATAACGGTCTAGAAGATGTTCCTGAATTGATTGACTTAGTAAGAAAGGGTAAAGCCTCCAATGAAAAGTTTGTCACAATTCTACCACAGTGA
- the BUD23 gene encoding 18S rRNA (guanine1575-N7)-methyltransferase (similar to Saccharomyces cerevisiae BUD23 (YCR047C); ancestral locus Anc_6.316), with translation MSRPEELAPPEIFYNDSESKKYTSSTRVQHIQAKMTLRALELLNIPDNSFILDIGCGSGLSGEILSEEGNHIWCGLDISPSMLATGLTRDLEGDLMLQDMGLGIPFRAGTFDAAISISAIQWLCNADTSYNDPKRRLMRFFNTLFASLKKGGKFAAQFYPKNDDQIDQILQTAKVAGFSGGLVIDDPESKKNKKYYLVLTSGAPRAGEEQVNLHGVTMDAQESDGIARKRLRKGKEMESSKNFILRKKELMKRRGRQVAKDSKFTGRKRRPRF, from the coding sequence ATGTCTCGTCCTGAAGAATTAGCACCACCGGAAATCTTCTACAATGATTCTGAGTCGAAGAAGTACACTTCCTCGACAAGAGTGCAGCATATTCAAGCCAAAATGACGCTTCGTGCATTAGAACTATTGAATATCCCAGATAACAGTTTTATACTTGATATTGGTTGCGGTTCAGGGTTGAGTGGTGAAATTCTCAGTGAAGAAGGTAATCACATCTGGTGTGGCCTTGATATTTCGCCCAGCATGTTGGCTACAGGGTTAACTAGAGATCTAGAAGGTGATTTGATGTTGCAAGATATGGGGCTGGGAATACCGTTCCGTGCTGGTACGTTTGATGCTGCCATTAGTATTAGTGCTATTCAGTGGCTTTGTAATGCTGATACTTCATATAACGATCCAAAGAGAAGACTTATGAGATTTTTTAATACACTCTTCGcttcattgaagaaaggtGGTAAGTTTGCTGCTCAATTTTATCCAAAGAATGACGatcaaattgatcaaattttacAGACTGCAAAAGTGGCAGGTTTCAGTGGTGGTCTTGTGATCGATGATCCTGAATctaagaaaaataagaaatattACCTTGTTTTGACGTCCGGTGCCCCAAGAGCAGGTGAAGAACAAGTCAATTTACATGGTGTTACCATGGATGCTCAGGAATCGGATGGTATTGCACGTAAGAGATTAAGAAAGGGCAAAGAAATGGAATCTTCCaagaattttattttgagGAAAAAGGAATTGATGAAAAGGCGTGGTAGACAAGTTGCTAAGGATTCTAAATTTACAGGTAGAAAGAGAAGACCAAGATTTTGA